One stretch of Variovorax sp. TBS-050B DNA includes these proteins:
- a CDS encoding ABC transporter ATP-binding protein: MTAPLPPAALAPGEPLLEVDDLRTHFHTLNGVVRSVDGVSYTVRAGRTLGVVGESGCGKSVTALSILRLVPTPPGRHMGAVRLRGTDLMQLSEREMRQIRGNRISMIFQEPMTSLNPVLTVGRQIAETVQLHQKASRAEAMQRAVEMLRVVQIPEPERRVNEYPHQLSGGMRQRVMIALALACNPEVLIADEPTTALDVTIQAQILELIKRLQKELGMGVVMITHDLGVVAESCDRVVVMYAGRKVEEADVIDLFDRPLHPYTRALMASMPAMNATRARLHEIPGLVPAAHELGRGCAFAARCAHARERCRNEAPRLAPQGGDHEVACFAVEEQWNDAGVPA, translated from the coding sequence ATGACGGCTCCCCTGCCCCCTGCGGCGCTCGCACCCGGCGAACCGCTGCTCGAAGTCGACGACCTGCGCACGCACTTCCATACCCTGAACGGCGTGGTGCGCTCGGTCGACGGCGTCTCGTACACGGTGCGCGCGGGCCGCACGCTCGGCGTGGTCGGCGAGTCGGGCTGCGGCAAGAGCGTGACCGCGCTGTCGATCCTGCGGCTCGTGCCCACGCCGCCGGGCCGCCACATGGGCGCGGTGCGCCTGCGCGGCACCGACCTGATGCAGCTGAGCGAGCGCGAGATGCGGCAGATCCGCGGCAACCGCATCTCGATGATCTTCCAGGAGCCGATGACCTCGCTGAACCCGGTGCTCACGGTGGGTCGGCAGATCGCGGAGACGGTGCAGCTGCACCAGAAGGCGAGCCGCGCCGAGGCGATGCAGCGCGCGGTCGAGATGCTGCGCGTGGTGCAGATTCCCGAGCCCGAGCGCCGCGTGAACGAATACCCGCACCAGCTCTCGGGCGGCATGCGGCAGCGCGTGATGATCGCGCTGGCGCTCGCCTGCAACCCCGAGGTGCTGATCGCCGACGAGCCCACCACCGCGCTCGACGTGACCATCCAGGCGCAGATCCTCGAGCTCATCAAGCGGCTGCAGAAGGAACTCGGCATGGGCGTGGTGATGATCACGCACGACCTCGGCGTGGTGGCGGAGAGCTGCGACCGCGTGGTCGTGATGTATGCGGGCCGGAAGGTCGAGGAAGCCGACGTGATCGACCTGTTCGACCGGCCGCTGCATCCCTACACCCGGGCGCTGATGGCGTCGATGCCGGCGATGAACGCCACGCGCGCGCGGCTCCACGAGATCCCGGGCCTGGTGCCCGCCGCGCACGAACTCGGGCGCGGCTGCGCCTTCGCCGCGCGCTGCGCCCATGCGCGCGAGCGTTGCCGCAACGAGGCCCCGCGGCTCGCGCCGCAGGGGGGCGACCACGAGGTGGCCTGCTTCGCGGTCGAGGAACAATGGAACGACGCCGGGGTGCCCGCATGA
- a CDS encoding dienelactone hydrolase family protein gives MSLRDDSRSDLRSDFDSLRPGESTAQGATRRTALKAAIGVGYAAAVMPVMAQTAISTSTEGLKAGPVKYSVDGFEVPAYAAAPAGKTGLPVILVIQEIFGVHEYIADTCRRFAKLGYLAIAPELYARQGDPRGYTDIPKLQADIVSKVPDAQVMADLDGALAYARANGGDVSKAGITGFCWGGRIVWLYAATGKVKAGVAWYGRLVGNASELTPKHPIDVAASLQAPVLGLYGGKDQGIPLDTVDKMKAALANGTPAAKASSFVVYPEAGHAFHADYRPSYVKSAADDGWQRATAWFKANGVV, from the coding sequence ATGTCCCTTCGCGACGACAGCCGTTCCGACCTCCGATCCGACTTCGATTCGCTGCGCCCCGGCGAGAGCACCGCGCAGGGCGCGACGCGCCGCACCGCGCTCAAGGCCGCGATCGGCGTGGGCTATGCCGCCGCCGTCATGCCGGTGATGGCGCAGACCGCCATCAGCACCTCGACCGAAGGCCTCAAGGCCGGCCCGGTCAAGTACAGCGTCGACGGCTTCGAGGTGCCGGCCTATGCCGCCGCGCCGGCCGGCAAGACCGGGCTGCCGGTGATCCTCGTGATCCAGGAGATCTTCGGCGTGCACGAGTACATCGCCGACACCTGCCGCCGCTTCGCCAAGCTCGGCTATCTCGCCATCGCGCCCGAGCTGTATGCGCGCCAGGGCGATCCGCGCGGCTACACCGACATTCCCAAGCTGCAGGCCGACATCGTCTCCAAGGTGCCCGACGCGCAGGTCATGGCCGACCTCGACGGCGCGCTCGCCTATGCCAGGGCCAACGGCGGCGACGTCAGCAAGGCCGGCATCACCGGCTTCTGCTGGGGCGGCCGCATCGTCTGGCTCTATGCCGCCACCGGCAAGGTCAAGGCCGGGGTCGCCTGGTACGGCCGGCTGGTCGGCAACGCGAGCGAACTGACGCCCAAGCACCCGATCGACGTGGCCGCCAGCCTGCAGGCGCCGGTGCTCGGCCTCTATGGCGGAAAAGACCAGGGCATCCCCCTTGACACGGTTGATAAGATGAAAGCGGCCTTGGCAAATGGCACGCCTGCTGCCAAGGCATCGAGCTTCGTCGTGTACCCCGAAGCAGGCCATGCCTTCCATGCCGACTACCGCCCGAGCTATGTCAAGAGCGCGGCGGACGACGGCTGGCAGCGCGCCACGGCCTGGTTCAAAGCCAATGGCGTCGTCTGA
- a CDS encoding amino acid racemase gives MTPTNVVGILGGMGPAAGADFVRLFVEACAAQMRARGLPVRDQSFPEHWLAQVPVPDRTQALGSADSGAHQPLEPMLQALGRLAALGSQAVAIACNTAHAWHAKLQERFPQVELLHMAREVARHLAAQDAGRVALMATEGTYRVRLYEQALAEAGLECHVPLAEERRVIMRGIFDGVKAGNMPLAEECFSQVALKLAERHGPVTIVMGCTEVPLGLQGSAAVAGLRLVDPAQVLADALARRAYRDVQP, from the coding sequence ATGACTCCCACCAACGTCGTCGGCATCCTCGGCGGCATGGGGCCGGCGGCCGGCGCCGACTTCGTGCGGCTCTTCGTCGAAGCCTGCGCGGCGCAGATGCGTGCGCGCGGGCTGCCGGTGCGCGACCAGTCCTTTCCCGAGCACTGGCTCGCGCAGGTGCCGGTGCCCGACCGCACGCAGGCGCTCGGCTCCGCCGATAGCGGCGCGCACCAGCCGCTCGAGCCGATGCTGCAGGCGCTGGGCCGGCTGGCCGCGCTCGGCAGCCAGGCGGTGGCGATCGCCTGCAACACCGCGCATGCATGGCATGCGAAGCTGCAGGAGCGCTTTCCGCAGGTGGAGCTGCTGCACATGGCGCGCGAGGTGGCGCGGCACCTGGCCGCGCAGGACGCGGGCCGCGTGGCGCTGATGGCCACCGAGGGCACCTACCGCGTGCGGCTCTACGAGCAGGCGCTGGCCGAAGCGGGGCTCGAATGCCACGTGCCGCTGGCCGAGGAACGCCGCGTCATCATGCGCGGCATCTTCGACGGCGTGAAGGCGGGCAACATGCCGCTCGCCGAAGAATGCTTCTCGCAGGTGGCGCTGAAGCTGGCCGAGCGCCACGGGCCGGTCACGATCGTCATGGGCTGCACCGAGGTGCCGCTCGGGCTGCAGGGCTCGGCCGCCGTCGCGGGGCTGCGCCTCGTCGACCCGGCGCAGGTGCTCGCCGACGCGCTCGCGCGGCGCGCCTACCGCGACGTACAACCCTGA
- a CDS encoding D-amino acid dehydrogenase, whose product MHVCVLGAGIVGLATAWQLERQGHQVTVIDRAAPGAGASGGNGAQLSYSYVQPLADPSIWKQLPKLLLSPHSPLKLRPQLDPLQWRWGLAFLAACNARTSRDTTAQLLALAAQSRTAFEAMQADVAPDCDFSATGKLVLYASEAALDGARAQLELQRTMGSAQRIVSPAECAAIEPALAGYASRIAGAVYTPSECAADCLKVCAELMRVLSTRGVRFMLGTDVHGFARGGSRVAAVRTDAGDVEADAFVMALGAASHRLGRALGAYLPVYPLKGYSITVEVDPAPGAAPHVNVTDSARKVVFARIGSRLRVAGMAELVGHDARIPATRIETLAAATRALFPQASRLEELHPWTGMRPATPKGLPIIGRLAGAPSNMLFNTGHGALGFTLAFGSAERIAQALDAPPTP is encoded by the coding sequence ATGCATGTGTGTGTGCTCGGCGCCGGCATCGTGGGCCTGGCGACCGCCTGGCAGCTCGAGCGCCAGGGCCATCAGGTCACGGTGATCGACCGCGCCGCCCCGGGCGCGGGCGCGAGCGGCGGCAACGGTGCGCAGCTCAGCTATTCGTACGTGCAGCCGCTGGCCGACCCGTCGATCTGGAAGCAGCTGCCCAAGCTGCTGCTCTCGCCCCATTCGCCGCTCAAGCTGCGGCCGCAGCTCGATCCGCTCCAGTGGCGCTGGGGCCTCGCCTTCCTCGCGGCCTGCAACGCGCGGACCTCGCGCGACACCACCGCGCAACTGCTCGCGCTGGCGGCGCAGAGCCGCACCGCCTTCGAGGCGATGCAGGCGGACGTCGCGCCGGACTGCGACTTCTCCGCCACCGGCAAGCTGGTGCTCTACGCGAGCGAGGCCGCGCTCGACGGCGCGCGCGCGCAGCTCGAGCTGCAGCGCACCATGGGCAGCGCGCAGCGCATCGTCTCGCCCGCCGAGTGCGCGGCCATCGAGCCCGCGCTCGCCGGCTATGCGAGCCGCATCGCGGGCGCGGTCTACACGCCGAGCGAATGCGCGGCCGACTGCCTCAAGGTGTGCGCCGAGCTGATGCGGGTGCTCAGCACGCGCGGGGTGCGCTTCATGCTCGGCACCGACGTGCACGGCTTCGCGCGCGGCGGCAGCCGGGTGGCCGCGGTCCGCACCGACGCCGGCGACGTGGAGGCCGACGCCTTCGTGATGGCGCTGGGCGCGGCCTCGCACCGGCTCGGCCGCGCGCTCGGCGCCTACCTGCCGGTGTACCCGCTCAAGGGCTACAGCATCACGGTGGAGGTCGATCCCGCGCCCGGCGCGGCGCCGCACGTCAACGTGACCGACAGCGCGCGCAAGGTGGTGTTCGCACGCATCGGCTCGCGCCTGCGCGTGGCGGGCATGGCGGAGCTCGTGGGGCACGACGCGCGCATTCCCGCCACCCGCATCGAGACGCTCGCGGCCGCCACGCGCGCCCTCTTCCCGCAGGCGAGCCGGCTCGAGGAACTGCATCCCTGGACCGGCATGCGGCCCGCCACGCCCAAGGGCCTGCCGATCATCGGCCGGCTGGCGGGCGCGCCGTCGAACATGCTGTTCAACACCGGCCACGGCGCGCTGGGCTTCACGCTGGCCTTCGGTTCGGCCGAGCGGATCGCGCAGGCGCTCGACGCCCCGCCGACGCCCTGA
- a CDS encoding ABC transporter permease, which produces MGYIVRRFLSTLPVMAVVAVVVFLLIHLSPGDPAALIAGDLASVEDIEKLRAALGLNLPLWQQFALWIGKLFTGDLGTSIFTQVPVAQLLAQRLEPTVSIAALTMLITLVVAVPLGTLAAYRAGSWVDRLVMVFAVLAFSVPVFLVGYLLIYAFAIQLPWFPVQGYARFSDGPGEWLRSLVLPCVNLALVYIALVTRMTRATVLEVLHEDYIRTARAKGLGVLPVLGHALRNAAIPIATTVGVGIALLIGGVVVTETVFAIPGVGRLVIDSVQRHDYPVIQSVLLLSAGVYVLINLLIDLSYRLFDPRIQY; this is translated from the coding sequence GTGGGCTACATCGTCCGACGCTTTCTCTCGACGCTCCCCGTGATGGCGGTGGTGGCGGTGGTGGTGTTCCTGCTGATCCACCTCTCGCCGGGCGATCCGGCCGCGCTCATCGCCGGCGACCTCGCGAGCGTGGAGGACATCGAGAAGCTGCGCGCCGCGCTCGGGCTGAACCTGCCGCTGTGGCAGCAGTTCGCGCTGTGGATCGGCAAGCTCTTCACCGGCGACCTGGGCACCTCGATCTTCACGCAGGTGCCGGTCGCGCAGCTGCTGGCGCAGCGGCTGGAGCCGACGGTGTCGATCGCCGCGCTGACCATGCTGATCACGCTCGTCGTGGCGGTGCCGCTGGGCACGCTCGCGGCCTACCGCGCGGGCAGCTGGGTCGACCGGCTGGTGATGGTGTTCGCGGTGCTCGCGTTCTCGGTGCCGGTGTTCCTCGTCGGCTACCTGCTGATCTACGCCTTCGCGATCCAGCTGCCCTGGTTCCCGGTGCAGGGCTATGCGCGCTTTTCCGACGGGCCGGGCGAGTGGCTGCGCTCGCTGGTGCTGCCCTGCGTGAACCTCGCGCTGGTGTACATCGCGCTCGTCACGCGCATGACGCGCGCCACGGTGCTCGAGGTGCTGCACGAGGACTACATCCGCACCGCGCGCGCCAAGGGCCTGGGCGTGCTGCCGGTGCTCGGGCATGCGCTGCGCAATGCGGCCATTCCGATCGCGACCACGGTCGGCGTGGGCATCGCGCTGCTGATCGGCGGCGTGGTGGTCACCGAGACGGTGTTCGCGATCCCGGGCGTGGGCCGGCTCGTGATCGATTCGGTGCAGCGCCACGACTATCCGGTGATCCAGAGCGTGCTGCTGCTGTCGGCGGGCGTGTACGTGCTGATCAACCTGCTGATCGACCTGAGCTACCGCCTCTTCGACCCCCGAATCCAGTACTAG
- a CDS encoding oligopeptide/dipeptide ABC transporter ATP-binding protein, producing the protein MTTTAAAPLLQVRNLRKHYVSPKRWLRPARPAIQAVDDVSFSVARGETLSLVGESGCGKTTTAKSVMRLVEPTSGSVALEGEELLTLPAGEMRLRRRQLQIIFQDPYASLNPRLTAGDIVAEPLRNFGTDTAAERRERVQWLFSRVGLRPEAASKFPHEFSGGQRQRLGIARALALNPKLIVCDEPVSALDVSVQAQVVNLLMDLQAEFGIAYLFVAHDLAVVRHISHRVAVMYLGHIVEIADRDTLFSAPLHPYTEILLSAVPVPNPRTPARRLLLQGDPPSPANPPSGCRFHTRCPMAQPVCKVQAPVLSERPSSSQGGHWVACHFR; encoded by the coding sequence ATGACGACGACCGCCGCAGCCCCGCTGCTCCAGGTGCGCAACCTGCGCAAGCACTACGTCTCGCCCAAGCGCTGGCTGCGCCCGGCCAGGCCGGCGATCCAGGCGGTCGACGACGTGTCGTTCTCGGTCGCGCGCGGCGAAACGCTCTCGCTGGTCGGCGAGTCGGGCTGCGGCAAGACGACGACCGCGAAGTCCGTGATGCGGCTGGTCGAGCCGACCTCGGGCTCGGTGGCGCTCGAAGGCGAAGAGCTGCTGACGCTCCCCGCCGGCGAGATGCGCCTGCGCCGGCGGCAGCTGCAGATCATCTTCCAGGATCCCTACGCCTCGCTGAATCCGCGCCTGACGGCCGGCGACATCGTGGCCGAGCCGCTGCGCAACTTCGGCACGGACACCGCCGCCGAGCGGCGCGAGCGCGTGCAGTGGCTCTTCTCGCGCGTCGGCCTGCGGCCCGAAGCGGCAAGCAAGTTTCCGCACGAGTTCTCGGGCGGCCAGCGGCAGCGGCTGGGCATCGCGCGCGCGCTGGCGCTGAACCCGAAGCTCATCGTCTGCGACGAGCCGGTCTCGGCGCTGGACGTGTCGGTGCAGGCGCAGGTGGTGAACCTGCTGATGGACCTGCAGGCGGAATTCGGCATCGCCTACCTGTTCGTCGCGCACGACCTGGCCGTGGTGCGGCACATCAGCCACCGCGTGGCCGTGATGTACCTCGGCCACATCGTGGAGATCGCCGACCGCGACACGCTCTTCTCCGCGCCGCTGCATCCCTACACCGAGATCCTGCTGTCGGCCGTGCCGGTGCCCAACCCGCGCACCCCGGCGCGCCGCCTGCTGCTGCAGGGCGACCCGCCAAGCCCCGCGAATCCGCCGTCGGGCTGCCGCTTCCACACCCGCTGCCCGATGGCGCAGCCCGTCTGCAAGGTGCAGGCGCCCGTGTTGAGCGAACGTCCCTCGTCGTCGCAAGGCGGCCACTGGGTGGCCTGCCACTTTCGCTGA
- a CDS encoding transporter substrate-binding domain-containing protein, whose amino-acid sequence MKLSALMAAAAVVLLTATGVQAADTLAKIAESGKITLAYRESSVPFSYLDGPNKPIGFSVELSNAVVEAVKKKLNKPNLQVQLMPVTSQNRIPLITNGTVDLECGSTTNNTARGKDVAFAVNHFYTGTRLLVKKSSKIKSYADLAKKTVASTTGTTNALVMRKYNAEKNLDMDIVLGKDHADAFLLVESDRAVAFAMDDILLFGLIANAKNPADFEVVGESLQVEPYACMLPKDDPAFKKLVDDTFTGLMKSGEFEKLYTKWFMSPIPPKNVPLNLPMSEQLKENIKHPSDKPAT is encoded by the coding sequence ATGAAACTCTCCGCATTGATGGCCGCCGCTGCCGTGGTGCTGCTCACCGCCACCGGCGTCCAGGCCGCCGACACGCTGGCCAAGATCGCCGAGTCCGGCAAGATCACGCTCGCCTACCGCGAGTCGTCGGTGCCCTTCAGCTATCTCGACGGTCCCAACAAGCCGATCGGCTTCTCGGTCGAGCTCTCCAACGCCGTCGTCGAGGCGGTCAAGAAGAAGCTCAACAAGCCCAACCTGCAGGTGCAGCTGATGCCGGTCACCTCGCAGAACCGCATCCCGCTGATCACCAACGGCACCGTGGACCTGGAGTGCGGCTCCACCACCAACAACACCGCGCGCGGCAAGGACGTGGCCTTCGCGGTCAACCACTTCTACACCGGCACCCGCCTGCTGGTGAAGAAGTCCTCGAAGATCAAGAGCTACGCCGACCTCGCCAAGAAGACGGTCGCGAGCACCACCGGCACCACGAACGCGCTCGTGATGCGCAAGTACAACGCCGAGAAGAACCTCGACATGGACATCGTGCTCGGCAAGGACCACGCCGACGCCTTCCTGCTCGTCGAGAGCGACCGCGCGGTGGCCTTCGCGATGGACGACATCCTGCTGTTCGGCCTGATCGCCAATGCCAAGAACCCGGCCGACTTCGAAGTGGTGGGCGAGTCGCTGCAGGTGGAGCCCTATGCCTGCATGCTGCCGAAGGACGACCCGGCCTTCAAGAAGCTCGTGGACGACACCTTCACCGGCCTGATGAAGAGCGGCGAGTTCGAGAAGCTCTACACCAAGTGGTTCATGTCGCCGATCCCGCCGAAGAACGTGCCGCTGAACCTGCCGATGAGCGAGCAGCTCAAGGAAAACATCAAGCATCCAAGCGACAAACCCGCCACTTGA
- a CDS encoding D-aminoacylase, which produces MKTPRYDLLIRGGTVIDGTKAPRFEADVGIVDGRIAAIGQLADHAAERTLDATGRIVAPGFIDSHTHDDQAVLSQARMPFKVSQGVTTVVAGNCGISAAPLRADMDLPMPLSLLDTPAEDRFSTFAAYLDALRAAPSSVNVAAMVGHSTLRAVVMPDLDRPADAEEIAAMRALVEEAMQAGAIGLSTGTFYPPATKATPEEIIEVARPLSARKALYVTHMRDEGDRVMESLEETFHVGRALDIPVIVSHHKVQNARNFGRTKVTLPFIREAMRHQCIGLDCYPYTAGSTMIRTDRGMLDGRVLIASSVPHPECAGRDLKDIAAEWGVPAEEAARRLLPGSAIYFMMDEDDVQRVLGFEDTMIGSDGIPLGDKPHPRLWGTFPRVLGHYSRDVGLFPLETAVWKMTGLTARNFGLHERGTLTPGHHADVVIFDAATVRDTASYETPAQPAEGIDAVIVNGALTWHRGAHTGAQNGQVIVRRDAA; this is translated from the coding sequence ATGAAGACCCCCCGTTACGACCTGCTGATCCGCGGCGGCACCGTGATCGACGGCACCAAGGCGCCGCGCTTCGAGGCCGACGTCGGCATCGTCGACGGCCGCATCGCCGCCATCGGCCAGCTCGCGGACCATGCGGCCGAGCGGACGCTCGATGCCACCGGCCGCATCGTCGCGCCGGGCTTCATCGACTCGCACACGCACGACGACCAGGCCGTGCTCTCGCAGGCACGCATGCCCTTCAAGGTGTCGCAGGGCGTGACCACCGTCGTGGCCGGCAACTGCGGCATCAGCGCCGCGCCGCTGCGCGCCGACATGGACCTGCCGATGCCGCTGAGCCTGCTCGACACCCCGGCCGAAGACCGCTTCTCCACCTTCGCGGCGTACCTCGACGCGCTGCGCGCCGCGCCCTCCTCGGTCAACGTCGCCGCCATGGTCGGCCATTCAACGCTGCGTGCCGTCGTCATGCCCGACCTCGACCGCCCCGCGGACGCAGAAGAGATCGCCGCCATGCGGGCGCTGGTCGAAGAGGCGATGCAGGCCGGCGCCATCGGCCTCTCGACCGGCACCTTCTACCCGCCGGCCACCAAGGCGACCCCCGAGGAGATCATCGAGGTCGCGCGCCCGCTCAGCGCGCGCAAGGCGCTCTACGTCACGCACATGCGCGACGAGGGCGACCGCGTCATGGAGTCGCTCGAAGAGACCTTCCACGTCGGCCGCGCCCTCGACATCCCGGTGATCGTGTCGCACCACAAGGTGCAGAACGCGCGCAACTTCGGGCGCACGAAAGTCACGCTGCCGTTCATCCGCGAGGCGATGCGCCACCAGTGCATCGGGCTCGACTGCTATCCCTACACCGCCGGTTCCACCATGATCCGCACCGACCGCGGCATGCTCGACGGCCGCGTGCTCATCGCCTCGAGCGTGCCGCACCCCGAATGCGCGGGCCGCGACCTGAAGGACATCGCGGCCGAATGGGGCGTGCCGGCCGAAGAGGCCGCGAGGCGCCTGCTGCCCGGCAGCGCGATCTACTTCATGATGGACGAGGACGACGTGCAGCGCGTGCTCGGGTTCGAGGACACGATGATCGGCTCCGACGGAATTCCGCTCGGCGACAAGCCGCATCCGCGCCTGTGGGGCACCTTCCCGCGCGTGCTCGGCCACTACAGCCGCGACGTCGGCCTGTTCCCGCTGGAGACCGCGGTCTGGAAGATGACCGGGCTCACCGCGCGCAACTTCGGGCTGCACGAGCGCGGCACGCTGACGCCGGGGCACCATGCCGACGTGGTGATCTTCGATGCGGCCACGGTGCGCGACACCGCGAGCTACGAAACGCCGGCGCAGCCGGCCGAAGGCATCGACGCGGTGATCGTGAACGGCGCCCTCACCTGGCACCGCGGTGCGCACACCGGGGCGCAGAACGGGCAGGTGATCGTGCGGCGGGACGCGGCCTGA
- a CDS encoding ABC transporter permease — protein MSDLSTPAAPAADEAPFVPPRWRWARKHPTLIVGALLLIAVAALSIAAPWLATHDPQDIDPLARMQPPSAEHWFGTDALGRDVFSRAVWGGQVSMIVGAAVAALATGLGVLIGLFAGFVRWADGPVMRVMDGLMAIPGILLAIALMAVTRASLTTVIVAITVPEIPRVVRLVRSLALTLREQLYVEAAHAVGTRLPTILLRHVLPNMVAPLIVQSTFVAAAAVLTEAALSFLGVGVPAQTPSWGNMMAEGRNFVAVAFHIILYPGLLLAATVLAINLLGDGLRDALDPRLARQL, from the coding sequence ATGAGTGACCTCTCCACGCCGGCCGCACCGGCCGCCGACGAAGCGCCCTTCGTGCCGCCGCGCTGGCGCTGGGCGCGCAAGCATCCGACGCTGATCGTCGGCGCGCTGCTGCTGATCGCGGTGGCGGCGCTTTCGATCGCCGCGCCGTGGCTCGCCACGCACGATCCGCAGGACATCGATCCGCTCGCGCGCATGCAGCCGCCTTCGGCCGAGCACTGGTTCGGCACCGATGCGCTGGGGCGCGACGTGTTCAGCCGCGCGGTGTGGGGCGGGCAGGTGTCGATGATCGTGGGCGCCGCGGTCGCGGCGCTGGCCACGGGGCTGGGCGTGCTGATCGGGCTGTTCGCGGGCTTCGTGCGCTGGGCCGATGGTCCGGTGATGCGGGTGATGGACGGCCTGATGGCGATCCCCGGCATCCTGCTCGCGATCGCGCTCATGGCCGTTACGCGCGCGAGCCTCACGACGGTGATCGTGGCCATCACGGTGCCCGAGATCCCGCGCGTGGTGCGGCTGGTGCGCTCGCTCGCGCTCACCCTGCGCGAACAGCTCTACGTCGAGGCCGCGCATGCCGTCGGCACGCGGCTGCCGACGATCCTGCTGCGCCACGTGCTGCCCAACATGGTGGCACCGCTGATCGTGCAGTCGACCTTCGTCGCGGCCGCCGCGGTGCTGACCGAGGCCGCGCTCTCCTTCCTCGGCGTCGGCGTGCCGGCGCAGACGCCGAGCTGGGGCAACATGATGGCCGAGGGCCGCAACTTCGTCGCGGTGGCGTTCCACATCATCCTGTACCCGGGCCTGCTGCTGGCGGCCACGGTGCTGGCGATCAACCTGCTCGGCGACGGCCTGCGCGATGCGCTCGATCCGCGCCTGGCGCGGCAACTGTGA
- a CDS encoding ZIP family metal transporter, producing MNLIVIILATLVAGIGSVWLAALLLRVGVRSGSGGLNSQHLLSLAAGALLATAFMHLLPEAFESRIEPALLFGVLLFGLVFFFLLDKAELWHHGHEHHHAGHGDHDHDGHAHHDHHGHAHAHAPRAGGRGGWAVLTGDSVHCFGDGILIASAFIADMRLGLVAAVAVLAHEVPHHIGDLVVLRQSSANQRAALVKVSLAGTVTMLGGIAGWWLVDQLHGWLPYFLVLASSSFVYVALADLIPQLQKRLAARQTVAQIAWLAVGILLVALVSRLAHGEHGHAHGDDHAGHGHAGQVEAAHGHEGHDHSSHEGHAHEREGGAGAPAHKD from the coding sequence ATGAATTTGATAGTGATCATCCTGGCCACGCTGGTGGCCGGCATCGGAAGCGTGTGGCTGGCCGCACTGCTGCTGCGCGTGGGCGTGCGCAGCGGCTCGGGCGGCTTGAATTCGCAGCACCTGCTGAGCCTGGCCGCCGGCGCGCTGCTCGCGACCGCCTTCATGCACCTGCTGCCCGAGGCCTTCGAAAGCCGCATCGAGCCCGCGCTGCTCTTCGGCGTGCTGCTGTTCGGGCTGGTGTTCTTCTTCCTGCTCGACAAGGCCGAGCTGTGGCACCACGGGCATGAGCACCACCATGCAGGCCACGGCGATCACGATCACGACGGGCATGCCCACCATGACCATCACGGCCATGCGCACGCGCATGCGCCGCGCGCGGGCGGCCGTGGCGGCTGGGCGGTGCTGACCGGCGACAGCGTGCACTGCTTCGGCGACGGCATCCTGATCGCGTCGGCCTTCATCGCCGACATGCGCCTCGGCCTCGTGGCGGCGGTGGCGGTGCTCGCGCACGAGGTGCCGCACCACATCGGCGACCTCGTCGTGCTGCGCCAGAGCTCGGCCAACCAGCGCGCGGCGCTCGTGAAGGTGTCGCTCGCGGGCACGGTGACGATGCTCGGCGGCATTGCGGGCTGGTGGCTGGTCGACCAGCTGCACGGATGGCTGCCGTACTTCCTGGTGCTCGCGAGCAGCAGCTTCGTCTACGTGGCGCTGGCCGACCTGATTCCGCAGTTGCAGAAGCGCCTCGCCGCACGCCAGACGGTGGCGCAGATCGCGTGGCTCGCGGTCGGCATCCTGCTGGTCGCGCTGGTGAGCCGCCTCGCCCATGGCGAGCACGGGCATGCGCACGGCGACGACCACGCGGGGCACGGCCATGCCGGCCAGGTGGAGGCGGCGCATGGCCACGAAGGCCACGACCATTCATCGCACGAAGGCCATGCGCACGAGCGCGAAGGCGGCGCCGGCGCGCCCGCGCACAAGGACTGA